A window of Tepidisphaeraceae bacterium genomic DNA:
GCGTACCTGAGCCCGAAGTTGGGCATTTTCTTCCAGCAGCTCTTCCTTTTGCCGCATGACCATGCGGTTGATCTGGATGGCCTGGGCCAGGAAGGCCGCGATAATCTCAAGGAAGCCGCGATCACTGACCAGCTGCGCTTCGTCCACCAGTGGCTTGTCGACCGACAGGGCACCAGCGGTGCGGTTTTCAATCTTAATCGGGACGCACAGAAAGCTGACGGCCCCCGCCTGGTGGTTGTACCGCCCGGTACGGTTCAGGAAATCTGGTTCACTCCGAATGTCGGCGATCACTCGAGCCCGGCCGGTGGCGACGACGTTTCCGGTGATGCCTTCGCCCAGCGCATACTTGCCGCGTTCGATTTCGTCGGTGGTCATGCCGACTGCCGCCTCAGTGCGCAGGCGACCCGTCGATTCATCCAGCAGAACCAATGCACCGCGGTGCATATGTAGCTTATCGCTAATGATTTGCATAATCCGGCCGAACGCTTCTCGCAATTGAAGCGTGGACGACAGGATCTGCCCGATCTCGGTTAGAACAGCCAATTCCTGATCGGCGTGTCCTGCGGCTGCTTGCAAATTAGGCGTTTCGCCAGAAGGCATGTCGATACTGTAAGCAGGGCCCGCTGCGTTAGCAATCACCCCGTCATTTTTGCATACCCAATCTCCCGCGAGTGCGTTCGATATGAGTGAGACTGAAGCAACCCGCAATTTTCGCCGATAACGATTGTAGCGTACGCACCGGCAAGGAATTGGTTATGGGCGCATGTCTACTCTCAAGCACGCTCCGTCAACTGCGGGACAAGTCACTTCGTTGGCAGTTGGTGGGCCTATGCATGACCGGCACGGCCGCCTGCACGGTGGCCGCTGGCGTTGCGCTGAACTGGGCGCGCTCGCCGGGCGAAGGGACGGGGATCGAACTTCTGCACACGCGGGTCTTCCTGCTGATGCTCTCGCTGGGTGGCATCTGCGCGATCGCCGTCGCGATCGTCGCGGGCAAGATGCTTCGGCCACTTCACCAGATCCGCCAATCCATGTTAAACGTGATGGCCGGCCAGTACGACGTCGCGCCCAAGATCGCCCCCTTCGGGCGCGAGATGGTTCAGCTGGACGACGCGTTCCGCCAGATGGTCGGCTCGCTGCGCGATAAGCACGCCGTGGGCGACGACGCCAAGCTGGTGCTGGCCGCCCGCACGCAAACGGTCGATCGGTTGCTGGAGTTCTCACAGACGATCCAAGGCGCCGGCCGACCGGACCAGGTCTTCCAAACGCTGTCGTACTTCCTGCAGCAGGAGCTTTCACTGGCGGGGCTCATGGTGCTGGCGGTCGAGCCGGGCGCCACGCCGTCCACGCAGGTGAAGGCTTCGTACCCTACCGACCTGAACGTCTCAGAACGCATCATCGCCGACATCGATTCGACCGTCTGCCCCTGCCTGCGGCAGAACCTACCCCGGTTGTTCGCGTGCGAGAAGTCGCCCATCCGCTGCGCGATCGACAGCGTCCTGGCGCTGCCCCCGGCGCACCCGGCGTACTGCATTCCGTTCAACATCCGCAAGAGCCAGTGCGTCGCCCATATGTTGCTGCCGATCGGGCAGACGTGGACGGAGGACCGCAGGCAGCTGGCACAGACGTACATCAACACCGCCCATTCGGCGCTCGTGTCGCTCAACCTGCTGGCGGAAGCGGAAAAGCAGAGCATGACGGACGTGCTGACCGGCCTGTACAACCGCCGGTCGATGGAGAGCCTGCTGGAGCGCGAGGTCGCGTTGGCCGAGCGGCACCAGCACACGCTGTCGATCGTGATGATCGACATGGACAAGTTCAAGGAAGTGAACGACACGCACGGCCACGCCGCCGGCGACTACATGCTGAAGTCGTTCGCCGACTGCGTCCGCATCACGCTGCGCAAGACGGATCTCGCCTTCCGTTACGGCGGTGACGAGTTCTGCATCGCCCTACCGCAGACCCCGATCGAACAGGCCCAGCAGGTCGTGCAGAAGCTACGGCAGGCATACATGTCGGTCGACTTCAGCGACGCGATCGCCAAGCTTGAACACCAGCCCACCCTCAGCATCGGCGTCGCCGAGCGGGCCAAACCGTCGATCCTGACCCTGCAAGCCCTGTTGGCTGCTGCCGACACGGCGCTGTACGACGCGAAGAACAACAACCGCAACTGCATCAAGCTCTACACGCCGCCCAAAGCCGCGTGAGATCCGACGAGACATTCTTCTGTAGGACAGGCATTCCTGCCTGTCTCTCCCTCCGTCTTCTTTATTCTGTGGCACAGGCATTCTTGCATATGTCTCTTCTGTCTTTGCCATTCTCGGCGGCACCGACATTCTTGCATGCCAATCTTTATGCGTTGCGCTTCCACAAATGCAAAAGAGACGCGAAGTCGCGAAGGCGCGAAGCCCGACGCGAAGGAAGACGGAGAGAGTAACGCGAAACGGTATGGCGACGGCGGTCTGGGTAAGGCAAAACGCGATTTCGTGCACCATTGTGCACCATTTTGCACCATCGCGTGATGGCAACGGGGATTCACGACGTCACGCACGTCAGCTATTCGGTTGTCAAAGAGCACGCTATCCATCTCTACGCCCGCGCTGCGCAGTTGAGGGGGTTCTGGCGCAACGCTCTTCGGATTTCTTCGTGTCCTCCTTCGTGTCCTTCGCACCTTCGTGGCTCCCCGCGTTCGATCGCGGCTCCGCCGCGTGGCAGACACGAATGTCCGCCCCACCAATTGGAAAGACAGGATACAGAAGAGACACAGGCAAGAATGCCTGTGCCACAGAATATAGAATACGGGGGGAGAAGCGGACGGGGGGAGGAGACAGGCAGGAATGCCTGTCCTACAGAAGATCAATGCACACAGACTACAACAAGGCGCAGCCGGATCACGCAAGATCAATCGTCACCACTGCGGCCGCCGAGCACAGCGTCCACTACGGGCTTGATCGCCTCATAGTCAAACCCCCGCCGCTGGAGCATGCCGACGAGGCGGCGCTTGGCGACGATCGGGTCCAGCCGCGATAGTCGCGCAGCCTGCTTCTCCGCCAGCGCGCGGGCCTCGGCGACGGGGTCGGTAGCATCGTAGACCTCGTCCAATGCCGCCTTGGCGACGCTGCCCTTCACGCCGGCCCGCATCAGTTCCTGCATCGCGCGGCGTTTGCCGTGGTGCTTGTATTGAGCCGTCGTCGTGGCCTTCGATTTGGCGAAACGCGCATCGTCGATGTAGTTCAGCCGTTCGAGGTCAGTCAGCACCCCTTCAATGACGGCGTCGCCGTACTCGTGCCGGCCTAGCTTCTTCTTCAGTTCCGCCCGGCTGTGCAACCGCCCTTCCAGCAGGCGGATGGCGCGATCAAAGCATTCCTGCCGAACTTCCCCCCGCTCGATCTCCGCCACCTGCTCGGCCGACAGCGACAGCCCCTCGCGCAGCCGAAACGTCGCGACCACGTTCAGGTTCACGCCGAACGCGAACGCGCCATCCAGATAGATGTTCCGCCGATTCTGGCGGCGCTTTTGTTCGGAGATTTGGGTGATGACGGGCATGAGTGCGAATCGATCGTAGTTCGCAACTAAGGGGTGCTTACAACTTCCAGAAATTCCGTTGGCGAAAGTACGCGGAGTGGACCGCCTGCGAATCCATCTGGATCGCGCCTGATGACATGCGTTGCACCGAATCGCTCGCCAGCAAATGCTTGAATAGCGTCCTCGTAATCGACCAGAGGACTTGCGAACGCCTTAGTGAGAATGTCCCCATCAACCGCTGCGATCGGGAACGCCTTCAGCAGGATGTCGACCGCCTCGCGTGCGACGGCGCGATCGCGCGTCTTAGCAATGACGTAGTAAACATTGTTGACGCTTATCGCGGCGACGACACCGTCCGCCCGCCCGGTTTCCAACGCCGCCCAGACATTCACAGCGGGTTCCAAAAAGGGTTGGCGGCGCAGCAAGACGTCCAGTAGCACGTTCGTATCGAGGAGAACCCTCACTTGTTAGCCTCGTACTTATCGAAAAGTGCGTCGGCCAGTATTTCCTTGTAGTCACGGTCGTCCGCCGGTGTTGCACCCTTCAACAATCCTAGAGCGCTCCGGGTGATGGGCGGCAACTTGGTCTCGTCCAACGGCACGTCGCCATGCTCAACGGCGGCGACGAGCAATCGCCGTAACATCGCGTCGACCGTCGTGTTGCGGGCAAGCGCCAGGCGTTCGGCGCGACGGATCAGGTCTTCGTCGGCTTCAACTGTGACTCGTGCTACACCCATGTCAGTACCTCTCTTGCAGGGCCTACCGCTTCTTCTTCTTATTCCGGTCCTTCTTCTCCATGAACCCGCTCTTCTTCGTTCGCAGCGCCGGCGCCCCGCCACCGGCCAGGCCACCGAGGCCGCCGCCCATGATGCTCTTCATAGCGCGCATCTTGCCCATTGCGCCCATGCCGGCGAACGAGCGCATTACGTTGCGCGTCATCTCGAACTGCTTGATGAACTGGCTGACCTCGTGCGGCGCCACGCCCGCGCCCTGCGAGATGCGCCGGCGGCGGTTGCCGTCTAGCAGGTCGGTGTTGCGGCGTTCCTTCTTCGTCATCGAGTCGTAGATCGCCTGCATGCGACCCATCTGGTTCTCGATCAGGCCCTCGTTCTGCCCCAGCGTCTTCGAGAGCTGGTTCATGCCGGGAATCATGCCCATGACCTTGCCCATCGGGCCCAGCTTTTTCACCTGGGTCATCTGGGCCATGTAGTCTTCGAGCGTGAACGTGCCCTTCTCCATCTTTTCCTGGAGCTTGGCCGTCTGTTCCTCGTCGAACTTTTCCATCGCCTCGTTCACGAGGCCGACGATGTCGCCCATGCCGAGGATGCGCTGGGCCATGCCCTCGGCCCGAAACTCTTCGAGCCGATCGAGCTTCTCACCAATGCCGAGGAACTTCACCGGCTTGCCGGTGATGACTTTGGACGACAGCAACGCGCCGCCGCGCGTGTCGGAGTCGAACTTAGTCAAAATCAGGCCGTCGATCTCAAGCTGCTCGTTGAACCGCTTAGCGGATTCGACGGCGTCCTGGCCGGTCATGGCGTCTAAGACGAGGAAGACCTGGTGCGGGTTGAGCTGGGTGTTGACGTCCTTCAGCTCGGCCATCAGGGCGTCGTCGATCGCCAGTCGGCCGGCAGTATCGAGGATGACGATGTCGCGGCCGTTCTGCTTCGCGTACTGCACCGCGGCCTTACACACCGCGGTCGCGGCACCCTTGGCGACCTCGCCGTGCGGGGCGATCTTCGTGTTGTCGAGGTAGACCGGCACGCCCACCTGTTCGCCCACCACGCGCAGCTGTTCGACGGCGGCGGGCCGTTGCAGGTCGGCGGCGGCCAGCATGGGGTTCAGGCCCTTGCCCTTCAGGTAGAGCGCCAGTTTGCCGCAGGTGGTCGTCTTACCGCTACCCTGCAGCCCGCACATCATGATGACGGTGGGCCCGGGCGTAACGGTGTAGATCTTCGTGTCGACCGGGCCCATGAGGTTCACAAGCTCGTCGTAGACGATCTTCACCATCAGCTGGCCCGGCTGAAGGCTCTTGATGACCTCCTGCCCGGCCGCCTTCTCGGTGACGGCGGCGACGAAGTCGTTGACGACCTTGAAGTTCACGTCGGCTTCGAGCAGCGCGGTGCGCACGTCGGCGATGGCGTCGCGCACGTTTTCTTCGGAGATGCGACCCTTGCCGCTCAGGCTGCGCAGGGCGTCGGAAAGCTTGTCGGTTAATGCGTCGAACATAGGCGGATGATTATAGGTCGCGACGCCGTCGGAATACACACGCACGTCCGTCGCGCGACTGGCGCAACTTCGGCAGTGCACGATTGGCAGCGTTGTCGCGGTTCGGCTGTCGCACTTCGTGAAGCAAAGCGCGCAACCACCCCACCGCCGGCGCGAGCCAAGAGATTATCGGATGAAGCGTGCCCAGCCGTACTGGCACGAGCTTTGAGATGAGGAGAACGTCGCAGCAAAGGGGCTGCGACGAGTTGTACGAAAGGTGGAGCAATGCAGAACCTGATGAACCGTCCGACGAAGTCCAGCCACATCATCCTCCGCACCCTCGCCGCCCGCCCGGGCGAGCAACGCCCAACCGCCGCCGAGCGGGCCGCGGTGCGCCAGGCAGTTGAAGAGGGGAAGGACATTCCGGAACGCGCGGTCGATACGATCGTCGATCGGTTGATGAAGGAACTATCATGGTAGCACCACGCGATCGGGTAGCGCGGCCAATGGGTACGCGGCATCAGCAAATAATGCTTATGAATCGGGTGATTTTTCCGTTGTTGCGCCGCGTGAAAGTGGTTCAACTATATGGATGCGACACGCAAACAAACTTCTGGTGTTGATTGCGGCCATAGCGACTCCCTCCCTCGCCATCGCGGGCGAGCAGCCGACCACCCGACCCACTCAAGTCGTGACCTATTACGGGTACGGACATGACGCGGGCGTTCCGCTAAACGACATGTCCCCGCGCACGACAGACGTTGGCGCCGCCAGTCGCCAGTTTGGAGAGCCCAATCCGGACGCGACGCCCGAGCCGTTCACGGAGATAGATAAGCCCGTGTTTACCGTGCCGGGCGTTTACGGCAATTACATCAAGCCGCGGTATCGCAACTACAACCGGGCACTGTCGCCGAACTACGTCCGTCCCCAAAGCAACAATTTCGACGATGGCTCTGGCATGAGCGGCGCGCCGATGCGTTCGAACAACACCCCTGCCGGCGGCACCAACAAGGCCAGCGGTGGCAATTACATGAAACCGCAGCGATAGCTCGGTCTTCCAAAAGAGGTAGCGGCAAACGAAGAAGGCGACCCCGTACAGCGGGTCGCCTTCTTCGTTTACGTCTGCGTGCGGGGTTCATCCAACGAAAAAGATCAAGCCGCCATCGGAAGCGGATCGAACTCGACCGCCAGTCGATACCCGGCGCTGCTTGGTTCGCAGCGCAGCACCTTGCCGTACGCATCCCAGCCACGCTGAGCGCCATGGGGCGGGAAGAAGACGCTGAGGCGCTCTCCCTGCTGCACGGGCGTCTGGCTGATGGCAGATAGGCCGCCGAGCGACAGGTCGCGAAGGGCGAGGCTCAGGTGCGATTGCTGGCGGGCCTCGATCGAGTGGTCCAGACGACGCCCCTCGACACGCGTCCGCAACTCCCTACGTTGGAAGAGGCGGCGGTTGTCGTAGCTCTCCTGGGTATCCCAATCGGACATTCGCAGCATGGCAGCCATAGTTCGCTCCCGGTAAACCTCAGCCGATGTGGCCTACGTCCACCTTTCTCATCGGCATCGCGCACGGCAAGGTTTACCTGAATTGCCATCGGATTTACGGCGTCATTTACCGACACTAGTGATCGGACCCGGACCGCCCTACGATACAGTTCTATGTCCGCGTCTCCTGGATTTGTCTCGCTGGTCGGCGCCGGGCCCGGTGATCCCGGCCTGCTGACCGTTCGCGGCCAAACATTATTGGCCACCGCGGACGTCGTGATGTGCGATGCCCTGGCCAACCCACGGCTGCTGAGCCACTGCCGACCGGAAGCTGAAATCATCTTCGTCGGGAAACGGTCCGGCAAACACGGCATGACGCAGGACGCGATCAACGCCATCCTGGTCGACCGCGCCAAACTTGGCCGACGCGTGGTGCGGTTGAAGGGTGGCGACCCGTTCGTCTTCGGACGCGGCGGCGAAGAATGCCAAGTACTGGCAGCGGCGGGCATCCCGTTCGAAGTTGTGCCCGGCGTGACCGCGGGCATCGCCGTGGCGGCGTACGCGGGCATTCCGATCACCCACCGCGAATTCAACGGCAGCGTGACGTTCATCACCGGGCACGAAGGTCACCGCTGCGCGTCCACGGGTCTTGATGTGGATAC
This region includes:
- a CDS encoding sensor domain-containing diguanylate cyclase, yielding MGACLLSSTLRQLRDKSLRWQLVGLCMTGTAACTVAAGVALNWARSPGEGTGIELLHTRVFLLMLSLGGICAIAVAIVAGKMLRPLHQIRQSMLNVMAGQYDVAPKIAPFGREMVQLDDAFRQMVGSLRDKHAVGDDAKLVLAARTQTVDRLLEFSQTIQGAGRPDQVFQTLSYFLQQELSLAGLMVLAVEPGATPSTQVKASYPTDLNVSERIIADIDSTVCPCLRQNLPRLFACEKSPIRCAIDSVLALPPAHPAYCIPFNIRKSQCVAHMLLPIGQTWTEDRRQLAQTYINTAHSALVSLNLLAEAEKQSMTDVLTGLYNRRSMESLLEREVALAERHQHTLSIVMIDMDKFKEVNDTHGHAAGDYMLKSFADCVRITLRKTDLAFRYGGDEFCIALPQTPIEQAQQVVQKLRQAYMSVDFSDAIAKLEHQPTLSIGVAERAKPSILTLQALLAAADTALYDAKNNNRNCIKLYTPPKAA
- a CDS encoding RecX family transcriptional regulator, yielding MPVITQISEQKRRQNRRNIYLDGAFAFGVNLNVVATFRLREGLSLSAEQVAEIERGEVRQECFDRAIRLLEGRLHSRAELKKKLGRHEYGDAVIEGVLTDLERLNYIDDARFAKSKATTTAQYKHHGKRRAMQELMRAGVKGSVAKAALDEVYDATDPVAEARALAEKQAARLSRLDPIVAKRRLVGMLQRRGFDYEAIKPVVDAVLGGRSGDD
- a CDS encoding PIN domain-containing protein; amino-acid sequence: MRVLLDTNVLLDVLLRRQPFLEPAVNVWAALETGRADGVVAAISVNNVYYVIAKTRDRAVAREAVDILLKAFPIAAVDGDILTKAFASPLVDYEDAIQAFAGERFGATHVIRRDPDGFAGGPLRVLSPTEFLEVVSTP
- the ffh gene encoding signal recognition particle protein, producing the protein MFDALTDKLSDALRSLSGKGRISEENVRDAIADVRTALLEADVNFKVVNDFVAAVTEKAAGQEVIKSLQPGQLMVKIVYDELVNLMGPVDTKIYTVTPGPTVIMMCGLQGSGKTTTCGKLALYLKGKGLNPMLAAADLQRPAAVEQLRVVGEQVGVPVYLDNTKIAPHGEVAKGAATAVCKAAVQYAKQNGRDIVILDTAGRLAIDDALMAELKDVNTQLNPHQVFLVLDAMTGQDAVESAKRFNEQLEIDGLILTKFDSDTRGGALLSSKVITGKPVKFLGIGEKLDRLEEFRAEGMAQRILGMGDIVGLVNEAMEKFDEEQTAKLQEKMEKGTFTLEDYMAQMTQVKKLGPMGKVMGMIPGMNQLSKTLGQNEGLIENQMGRMQAIYDSMTKKERRNTDLLDGNRRRRISQGAGVAPHEVSQFIKQFEMTRNVMRSFAGMGAMGKMRAMKSIMGGGLGGLAGGGAPALRTKKSGFMEKKDRNKKKKR
- a CDS encoding PilZ domain-containing protein — encoded protein: MAAMLRMSDWDTQESYDNRRLFQRRELRTRVEGRRLDHSIEARQQSHLSLALRDLSLGGLSAISQTPVQQGERLSVFFPPHGAQRGWDAYGKVLRCEPSSAGYRLAVEFDPLPMAA